The following are encoded in a window of Streptomyces sp. Go-475 genomic DNA:
- a CDS encoding ABC transporter permease, producing the protein MAGTLTPTARHEPAADSRTPGRTALYAAGVLARRLLLLAGLLAAVFAAVELLPGDAADATSERGESAADLAQRRQLLGLDRPVAERFWDWMTGLPTGDLGTSARGEQVADLLARPFPNTLLLGGLALLLTLVASIALGCWAAARPGGPLDRAVSASATGILALPEFVVAVALVLVFALWTGWLPAVTLTDSDGSPASWRMLVLPVLALAVPQIGWNTRIVRAALADEARAPHIDTAVLDGLPRHRILVHHLLPGALPTIAAGVATSTGMLLGGAVVVETIFNYPGVGSVLAGAVTDRDSPVIAGVVAVTGAVITAVLLLADLVRTWASGGRT; encoded by the coding sequence ATGGCTGGCACGCTGACCCCGACGGCACGGCACGAACCGGCGGCGGACTCCCGGACGCCGGGGCGTACCGCCCTGTACGCGGCCGGGGTGCTCGCCCGCCGGCTCCTGCTGCTGGCCGGGCTGCTCGCCGCCGTCTTCGCCGCCGTGGAGCTGCTGCCGGGGGACGCCGCCGACGCCACCTCAGAACGCGGGGAGAGCGCGGCCGACCTCGCCCAGCGGCGCCAACTGCTGGGCCTGGACCGGCCCGTGGCGGAACGGTTCTGGGACTGGATGACCGGCCTGCCCACCGGCGACCTCGGCACCTCGGCGCGCGGTGAGCAGGTCGCCGACCTGCTCGCCCGGCCGTTCCCCAACACCCTGCTGCTCGGCGGGCTCGCGCTGCTGCTCACCCTCGTCGCCTCGATCGCCCTCGGCTGCTGGGCGGCGGCCCGGCCCGGCGGCCCGCTCGACCGGGCCGTGTCGGCGAGCGCCACGGGCATCCTCGCGCTGCCCGAGTTCGTCGTCGCCGTGGCCCTCGTCCTCGTGTTCGCGCTGTGGACCGGCTGGCTGCCCGCGGTCACCCTCACCGACTCGGACGGCTCGCCCGCCTCCTGGCGAATGCTCGTGCTGCCCGTCCTCGCCCTGGCCGTCCCGCAGATCGGCTGGAACACGCGGATCGTGCGGGCCGCCCTCGCCGACGAGGCCAGGGCACCGCACATCGACACCGCCGTCCTCGACGGGCTGCCCCGGCACCGGATCCTCGTCCACCACCTGCTGCCCGGCGCCCTGCCGACCATCGCGGCCGGTGTCGCCACCTCCACGGGCATGCTCCTCGGCGGCGCGGTCGTCGTCGAGACCATCTTCAACTACCCCGGCGTCGGCTCCGTCCTCGCGGGCGCGGTCACCGACCGGGACAGCCCGGTCATCGCCGGGGTCGTCGCCGTGACGGGAGCCGTGATCACCGCAGTGCTGCTGCTCGCCGACCTCGTACGGACCTGGGCTTCGGGAGGGCGGACGTGA
- a CDS encoding ABC transporter permease subunit gives MGRARLRVAVRVLPALLLTALALAGPWLAPHAIDAPVAAPYAEPGGGAPLGGDQLGRDVLSRLLAGGRELVVTSLLVAVLVTALAAVLGAVSALRPAVGRIVERTCDMLMLLPAVLGILLVTLSWPDGGRLAVVTASVVLGVPYAVRLVAGAAAPVAASGYVEAASVGGERLWYLVAREVLPNLRATLLALFGLRFVAAVYLVATAGFLQVGPQPPAADWALMIRENSGGILLNPWAVLAPSVAVGLLAMSVNLAAAALVPATGRKAVPTL, from the coding sequence GTGGGGCGGGCCCGCCTCCGGGTCGCCGTGCGGGTACTGCCCGCCCTGCTGCTCACCGCCCTCGCCCTGGCCGGCCCCTGGCTCGCCCCGCACGCCATCGACGCCCCCGTCGCCGCGCCCTACGCGGAACCCGGCGGCGGCGCCCCGCTCGGCGGGGACCAGCTCGGCCGGGACGTCCTCAGCCGGCTCCTCGCCGGAGGGCGCGAACTCGTCGTCACCTCCCTGCTCGTGGCCGTCCTGGTGACCGCCCTGGCCGCCGTCCTCGGCGCGGTCAGCGCCCTGCGCCCGGCCGTCGGGCGGATCGTGGAGCGCACCTGCGACATGCTGATGCTGCTGCCCGCCGTGCTCGGCATCCTCCTCGTCACCCTGTCCTGGCCGGACGGCGGACGGCTCGCCGTCGTCACCGCCTCCGTCGTCCTCGGCGTGCCCTACGCGGTGCGTCTGGTGGCCGGCGCGGCGGCGCCCGTGGCGGCCTCCGGGTACGTGGAGGCGGCCTCCGTCGGCGGCGAACGCCTGTGGTACCTGGTGGCCCGGGAGGTGCTGCCCAACCTGCGGGCCACCCTCCTCGCCCTGTTCGGGCTGCGTTTCGTCGCCGCCGTCTACCTCGTCGCCACCGCCGGTTTCCTCCAGGTCGGGCCGCAACCCCCGGCCGCGGACTGGGCGTTGATGATCCGGGAGAACTCCGGCGGCATCCTCCTCAACCCCTGGGCCGTCCTCGCCCCCAGCGTCGCCGTGGGCCTGCTCGCCATGAGCGTCAACCTCGCGGCCGCCGCCCTCGTCCCCGCGACCGGCCGGAAGGCGGTGCCCACGCTGTGA